In Sebaldella termitidis ATCC 33386, one DNA window encodes the following:
- a CDS encoding PTS system mannose/fructose/sorbose family transporter subunit IID, whose product MEEKNYEIKVDKKDIRKSWWIWYLGAEVSNSYERLQSLIFCASMTPVLKKLYKDKAELSEALKRHLNFYNTEGIAGSIVNGITIAMEEQKANNEQGSTDAAITGIKTGLMGPIAGIGDSIIWAAVMPIIIALFLPFAINGNALGAIMPIILYTGVTVLIGYYLCIKGYVIGKNSILQLLQDGKVKDLIDGASVLGLFMMGSLSASYIKIETPFKIAIANSQPIMIQEILNSIAPGLLELAAVFGIYWFLKTKGPRYNIIMIAIIIFSIVCSVLGLL is encoded by the coding sequence ATGGAAGAAAAAAACTATGAAATCAAAGTAGACAAAAAGGACATAAGAAAGTCATGGTGGATATGGTATCTGGGAGCAGAAGTATCAAACTCTTATGAGAGACTGCAAAGCTTGATATTCTGTGCTTCAATGACGCCGGTATTAAAAAAATTATATAAGGATAAAGCAGAGCTGTCAGAAGCTTTGAAAAGACACCTGAACTTTTATAATACAGAGGGAATAGCAGGAAGTATAGTAAATGGTATAACTATAGCCATGGAGGAACAAAAAGCGAATAATGAACAGGGAAGTACAGATGCAGCAATAACAGGGATAAAAACTGGATTGATGGGACCTATTGCGGGAATAGGAGATTCGATAATATGGGCAGCAGTTATGCCGATAATAATAGCTTTATTCCTTCCGTTTGCAATAAACGGTAATGCACTTGGCGCTATAATGCCTATAATTCTCTATACAGGAGTAACTGTACTTATAGGTTATTATCTGTGTATAAAAGGTTATGTAATAGGTAAAAACTCTATTCTGCAGTTATTACAGGACGGGAAGGTAAAAGACCTTATAGATGGTGCAAGCGTGCTGGGTCTTTTCATGATGGGATCACTTTCAGCAAGTTATATAAAGATAGAAACTCCTTTTAAAATAGCAATAGCAAACTCACAGCCGATAATGATACAGGAAATATTGAATTCAATAGCACCGGGATTGCTGGAACTAGCAGCAGTTTTTGGAATTTACTGGTTCTTGAAAACAAAAGGACCTAGATACAATATAATAATGATAGCTATAATAATATTCAGTATTGTTTGTTCGGTTTTGGGATTGTTATAA